In one window of Candidatus Thermoplasmatota archaeon DNA:
- the leuD gene encoding 3-isopropylmalate dehydratase small subunit (catalyzes the isomerization between 2-isopropylmalate and 3-isopropylmalate in leucine biosynthesis) translates to MRGPVLRLGNDLNTDVIIPARFMQDWDHLGDHVFEGESPDLPKRAKAAAFVVAGKNFGCGSSREQAVMAIKQAGIRCVIAPTFARIFYRNAINLALPVLEADVSGIEDRDEIEVDLATGRITNLTRGTVVQGRGIPDDVRAIVEDGGLIEHLKKKFGAKGGGS, encoded by the coding sequence ATGCGCGGCCCGGTCTTGCGCCTCGGGAACGACCTCAACACCGACGTCATCATCCCCGCCCGCTTCATGCAGGACTGGGACCACCTCGGCGACCACGTCTTCGAAGGCGAATCCCCCGACCTCCCGAAGCGCGCGAAGGCCGCGGCCTTCGTCGTCGCCGGCAAGAACTTCGGCTGCGGGTCTTCGCGCGAGCAGGCCGTCATGGCCATCAAGCAGGCCGGGATCCGCTGCGTCATCGCGCCCACCTTCGCGCGCATCTTCTACCGCAACGCGATCAACCTCGCGCTCCCCGTGCTCGAAGCGGACGTCTCGGGCATCGAGGACCGCGACGAGATCGAGGTCGATCTCGCGACGGGCCGCATCACGAACCTCACGCGCGGCACCGTTGTCCAGGGCCGCGGCATCCCGGACGACGTGCGCGCGATCGTCGAGGACGGCGGCCTCATCGAGCACCTCAAGAAGAAGTTCGGCGCGAAGGGAGGCGGATCGTGA